The genomic DNA ATTTCTTCTGCGGAAAGTAGATATTTTATGAAGGTACTATATTGTTCAAATCGACCGTACAAGTCCCAAGACAGCTTCCCTAGCGGAAACCGATACCACTCCCCTCTGACGCCGAAATTCGTTTGCATGAGTGTAAACCGAATATCCGCCTTTTCCTGGGGATCGTTTGGCCCGGTGAGTTCCTCATGGAAATAAATTTTCTCGGTAATATTCCGGGTCAGAAATGCCAGATCCGCATAGAGGGTGGGCTTCAATTTGTTATAGTCGAACGCCAGGAACAGGTCAATATCTTTGATACGGTTAATGCTGGCAGAACCAATCACGCTCATCTGCTCCAAAATTTCGTTGGAGAAGAAATAAACGCCTGGCTTTACGGTCCCGTATTCAATCATCAGGCGGGGGACGAGGAACATATGCGAGTATTGGGAGGTATATTCCTCTGCATCCAGGCCGACCATATTTTCATCATTATAGTCGGCGGATGGTATCTCCTCGGGAAAATTTTTGTATTCCATTGAATCCGGCGTAACCTCCCCGTTGGGCTCGAATCTTCCCAGGCGATAGCCAGCGTCCTCATACAGTGCCAAATAGAGCATTCCGGATTCGGTCACCTCCGGCATAAATGCCCCACCTGTTACATTCGTGAGCGCCCACTCTTCCCCGGTATCCAAATCCCTCTGGTAGATATTGAAGATTCCCGTGCGATCGTCAGCAAAGGTGAGTGTATCGTTTCGGAGGACCGGTGTCCGGACATCCCAGCGATAATCCATGAGGAGCGTGAGTTCGTCAGCGTTCAGAAAATACTGGTATATATCACGACCAAATGTGGTATTCATGTCAAAGACTATAGAGGAACCGTCCGCAGAGAACCGCGGAGCAAAAACCTGCTCACCGTTACTGAAATCAGTGATTTTCCGGCTGGAGTCCGCGGCAAAATCGTACAGATACAGGTTCTGCGATCCGTCAAAAGATGAGACGTACACCACAAGTGAGTCCGTTGGTGACCAATCCGGGTTTTTTACGCGTTTATTTTCAGTAAGCCGCTCTTCCTCCTCTTTCTCCAGATCGTAGAGGTAAAGATCGTCATAGAGCGATCCGTATTTTGTGGGCTGACTTGGATGCGTATACACCAGTTTTCTACCGTCCGGCGCCCATCCGGCGCTCGAAGTCGCAAACGGCGAGATCATCCGGGATTTCTCCTTCGCAACATCATACAGGAAAAGTCCGGTTTGGGAGAGATAATCGTTCCCCTTGTTTGAGAGATATGCCACCAGCGAATCGGTTGGACTCAGGCGGGGATAGAAATTACCCGTGCTCTCACCGGAGAGGACTTCGATATCGCTTTCGGCACCACGAATATTCGCGGTGTGAAACGAGTAAAACTGTCTTAGTGAATCGGCCCAGTCAGTATAGACACTCTGCCCTGACCTGCCAGTGACGCGGCGAACGGCGTTGTCAAAAGAGATTGCGAGCGGTGACTGCATCTCATCCGTAATTCTGTGCAGGGATTTGTCGCCGTATTCTCTGGCAATATAGGACACGAGCGAAAATCCCTGGTTATACACAGATTCATTTCCAACACCCTTTTTCCCAAAGACATTCATGCCGTTCCAGGACAACAGATTCTCATGGAGCACGCGGTCCCGGAGAATCATATCCCGGTGGGAATCCCAGTAATCGTATGGCGTTTCCCTTACATTGTACTGCGCAGCTCCCTCAGCGAACCACGGCGGAATTACCGTACCTGCCACAGGATACGAAACCAGCGTATTCGGATATCCCCGGATGACATCCTCCCGATGCTCCCGTTCCGGATTTATCCACTGGAAGTAAATTGCCGGGACTTTCCGGGTGAACTTCATAGAGGCGTAGAGCTGGACAATATGGGTGAATTCGTGAGTAATCACGTCCCGGAGCCAGTTATGGCTGCCGCGAAGTTCAAAATCCAGCGGAAGCGCCCAGATGACGATCTTGTTATCGTAATAATATGCCGCGCCATTGGAATAGTCGTCAGTATCCTTCAGAATGAGATGCGTCTTTGAATCAAGTTCCACATCATACAGGTCGGTGACCGGGCCGTGAACTTCTTCGGCTATTTTTGCCGCAACACGAGCAGAACGCTCTGTCTCCTCATAGAAATGGACGTAAAAATGCTCGGTTTCAATAGTGAACCATTCCAGTTCCGGATGATTAGGTGTATTCAGTTGAGCAGAACCTGATACCGCACTGAAAATCATAAATCCCAGGAAAAACGCATGAGCCAATCGTCTCATCGGGTGATCGCAACCTTTACAATCTCGGTCTGGTTGATTCCGTTTCCGGTCACTTCCACCTGGCCGAAATAGACGCCGCTTGGCAATTCGGAGGTACTCCATGCAAATTCATATACGGATTCATTGGAATGGACGTTTAGCTCCCAGTTTCTGATAAACCGACCGGAGAAATCATAGAGTGAGACAAGGATTCTATCCCCCGCATTCACTTCGATTCGGAATGTGGCAAATTTTGATTTTATTGGATTGGGATAGACATAGGCCCGGCGAATCGGCTTATCATCCGGAGTGCCTGGTTCTAATACAGAAGCCGGTACATATCTGCTGTTGGATGCGTTCCCGTTTCGGCCACTCCAGAGAGTACGTCCGGCTTCAACACCGGATTTAAGCGGTCGGGAATAATACCCGTAGACCTGTCCGGATTGCCCCTGCACGAGTACGGAGTGGTCGTTGTTTTCACTTCCGAAATACAATGGCGCACTCACCGGCTCACCGATATCGATTGGGAAGTAACTCAGAGTGCTGCCGTCAGATGCAAAACCATAGATCTGTCCGGAATCATTCGCCGCAAATATCTCCGGGGTTCCGTCGAGATTTGCATCGCTCACCCCGAACGAAAGGTTTCGGTAATCGCCGTCAAGGTCGATGGGAAAATTATTGACCAATGCATCATTATTATTGTATGCAAAAATTCGCCATTCACCTGTTTCAGTCTGTCCGAGTGCAACAAGTTCATTCCGGCCGTCTGCGTCCATATCTGCAGCAGCAATCGTATGGTACTGGATTGCACTTTGATCCGCGGCCTCAACATATGAGATGTCATTGGCCGAATACACCCTTAGTCCTCTGTCATTTCGAATATAGACCTCATTCCCGGAGGTAACTAACTCTGAGGCTGGCTCTTCATCCCGGAGCACAACATCCTGGCCATCTGTGCTCAAATACAGACCGTTCTCAGTGCCAATGTAGAGATTCCCGTTATTCGTCAAACTTATTGATTTTATCGAATCAGGCACCTCTATAACCCAATCCGCTCCCCCACTGGTATTAACTCGGTGAATCTGATTGTGATCCGTACCAAAGATATAACCGGTCGTGTCGTCAATCACCTGAGTGACCGGTCTCCCCGCTACTCCACTGAGCAACGAGCGTTGCACAAGACTTCCGTCGTTTTCAATGGTCAATGTCTCCACAAATACCGAATCCGGTCCCACCCCGGAATTCACTTCCAGCAATCCAAAGACTGCCTGGTTTTGTTCATTTATTCTGCCGGCAATCGACTCAATATTCCGGTTGACTCCACCTGCTGGAAATGTAACGATATTGTTTCGGTTCTTTATCCAGACTTCCAAAGAATCCGGAGTGTTTGCTCCTATGGCTGTACTCACTAAAAAGTGATTGCTCCCGTATCCCAGCGAAAGAAAATGCGCCGGATCGCTGGCCAGACCGGTGATCGGGTAACCCGGAACATCCAGGTCAAAATCCACATGCACCTGAACCAGGGAATCAGCGGCCGGTATCTCTGTGATCGCAATGCCGGAAAACGTCCCGCTGTTTGTATATGAATCCGGATGTGTCTCCGGAGTAAAGCCGATGGTAGAATCGGCGTCAGTTGAATAGTCGGGATTCAGATGGAAAAACCCATCATTCCCGGCGAACCACAGGTCAAAAAACCAGCCGTTTTCGCGACCGCCGCCAAACACACCATAATACTGCCCAATGTCCTGTGCTCCGTCAGCCTCCTCCAAATCGATCGCGCGTCTGTCCGGATCGGTGTTAATTGCATTCTCAGCAAGCCCTGCCTGGATCTGTGATTCATCCACGTGCCAAATCAGGAGTCCGTCACCCGGAATTCCGGCATCATATTCTTCTACATCGGTTATGACGTGTGTTTCCGGATCCCGTTCGACAAAAAGCGTATCAAAATTCACCATAAACGAGTCCAGCGAAGACGACCTGATCTGACGCAACCGGTTTTCCACGAGATAGTATTCCGAGTGATTGATGGGAATTTTGAGAATTGTCGGTTCCAGCCCTCCGGCTTCCGGCGACTGAACACTGTAATCACCGGAGCTATTGACCGTTTTGGCCGTGTCCCACCCGGCATAGAGCCGCGTCCAGGCGCTGGGATAGGACGGTGCAATGCCGTTGGCGTTATTTGATCCCAAATCCATAAGTCCGAACTTTCCAACAACGGAGGCCCCGGTTTCGGTGTTATACAAAGCCGGTAACCCGATCCTGGATCCAAAAAGCAATGCAAAGGTACCGGTTAGTCCGATACCGATATCCAGCTGGCTCTGCGTTTCCGGCAAAATGAGTACGTGTTCAATTCCGGCATTTTCTAGTTCTGCCCGCCGCGAATCCGAAAAATGGTCCTGGAGAAATTCCGCATCCAGATAGGCTGACTGGATATCGAATGGCGAGTCGTCCAGCGGAATATCAAAATCCTGTCCGACTCCGGCGTGCGCAATGACCAGTGTGGAATATTGGCTGAAATCCACATCACCTTTGGTGAGGTCATAAGTTTCATCAAGTAATTTCGCCCAGTTACTCTCCTGGGTGGTATCAGCGAACCCTTTACCGTAACCCCGCATGGTCTCGGACAGGGTATAAGCGCCGTCAGTATCATTGGGAAATATCGGGGAGTTTTGCCAATCGATGGTAAGTGTATTGTTGGACACGCGGGAGTAGTAATTATGGAGAGCAACCAATTGGTCCTTGAAATACGCCGCGTTGTGCGGTGGGGGATCGATGATGGTATCGGTAATCGTAGTGGTGTCACTCAGGTCAAAGGTTCCATCACCTGTGGTAAGCACCGACGTATCCGGCTGAAAATCAACCCGGACAATTGCCAGCCGGTGATTCCCGTTCACAACGTTGTTTGCTACAGTGAAATTACCGGACAGCTGCACATTGGATTTACCCGGAATCTGGGCGGTAATCACTGGGATATCTGCAATACAGACGAACAGAAAAGATAATACAAAGATATTTTTTGCGAGAGTGCGAGCTCCCCCGCTGAACAGAGAACCGTAATGTTTCAAGATGATGTCCCCGCTAGAATTGCATATTGAGCGAGAACCGCATCGTATTGTTCAGGGGGTGATTATCGTCACCGGCAATGTATCCAAAATCAAACCCGTAGTTGGCGTACCGGATTCCGGCACCAAAGGTCGGAATCGGATAGCCACCGGCTTCGCCCGGATCATCACTTCCGGAGGTGAAGTCACCTGACACCTGGTAGAACCCGCCCACGCGGATGGCAAACATTTGACTGTACCAGTACTCGGCGCCAAAGTTGTGCAGGATCTGGTTGATTTCCGTCTGGGGGTCATCATCGAACCAGCTGGTGAAAATCGCCTTGTAGAACGGAACCGCCCGGCCCTGGTCATCTTTGGCAACCAGCATCTTGCTGGCATCGTATACGATGTTGACGGTATTGTGTTCTCCCTGGATGGCCGCAATATTCACCCCGACCCGCAACGTGGTGGGCGGCGGATCAGCCTGGTCAGCGTCGATAAAGGTGACGCTGGGCCCCATATTGGAGAGCGTAGCGCCAAAAGCTAATCTATCTGTAAATAATTGTTTGTTTAAATATGCCAGGTCGAATGCAAAATCGGTAGAGGCACCGTCCTTATCCAGTTCGGCCGCGGCGCCCTCCGGCGCGAGAAACTGCCGGTACACCTTGGCATTCATCCCGAATGCGGAGTGGTCATTCAATGCCGCGCCATAGGAGAGGCTGATATTCCACATGTAGCTATAAAATGTATCCAGGGCGTCCGGACCGGTTTCGCCGGTTCGGATCTGTTCCCCGAGACTGAGATACACAAAGTGGGCGCCAAATGTCCCGAGATTCGGGACGTTACGCTGATAGGCAACGAATTCGTAATAAAGATCGTCTGCCAGTCCCGGAAGCCAGTTGACGTGCATGGCAGCCAGTTCCTGTTTATCCTGGAAGGCAAGCCCTGCAGGATTCCAGTAACTGGCGTATGCATCGTTGGCCAGCGCGACTTGCGCTTCGCCCATACCGCCGGCACGGGCCCCTGGTGCAATTAAAAGGAAAATACCGCTCGCTTCGCTCTGCGCGAAGATTAACCCCGGAGATCCGATCAGAAGCAGAACGAGCAGCGTGTTTCGTACAAGTGTATTAAGGGTTTTCAACATAAAGCCTCCTTCATGCGACAGAAATCGAATGCCCTTTCATTCGCGTCTGTCTCTGAACCTGAGTACAGGTACATGTTCACAGTCCGTATTTTGTTTTCGGCAGGATTTCCTGCCAGGATTGCCAGGCGTATACCTGGGTTTTCAGTTCCCTGATATCAAAGGTTCAGTAAACGATCTCCTTGGTTGTTGAATTACTTGCATAAAGCGAGAATCTATACGGGGGCGGTCCAAATGTCAAGCCCCAATGATTAGAAACTTTCCGCCTCATCAATGAGCATAATCGGGATGTCATTTTCGATATCATATTTCAGCCGACATTCATTGCAAATCAGTTTTTGATTCTCTTCGTCATATTCAAGTTCCTGCTTGCATTTTGGGCATGCTAAAATCTCTAACAATGTTTGATCGACCATGTTCCCTCCTAATTTTCAACCAAATTAATCACTTGGTAACCGTTGTACAACTAATTCGTGCACCTTGCCCCCAAAGGAGCCATGGCTTTGAACGGCGCCGTCAGGCTGTATGCGGTAGAAACGCTCGTTGTCGTAATCGGCAGTCAGGCACGTGCCATCCACAGGATTTACTGCGATGTCATACAACGAGCCGGCACCGGTAAACATGCGCGTCGACTCTTCCCCCTGATATCGATAGATCCTGTAGATTCCCAGGGATGAATTATAGCTCCTGATCCACAGGCTGTTGTCCAGATCGCTATACTCGATCTGAACCGGATTGTCCACTTCCGTGATTTCGCCTTCCTTGTTACCGTTCTGAAGTATAACCACCTTCCCCGCTTCCCGAAGCGCTAAAAACA from Candidatus Neomarinimicrobiota bacterium includes the following:
- a CDS encoding T9SS type A sorting domain-containing protein, with product MKHYGSLFSGGARTLAKNIFVLSFLFVCIADIPVITAQIPGKSNVQLSGNFTVANNVVNGNHRLAIVRVDFQPDTSVLTTGDGTFDLSDTTTITDTIIDPPPHNAAYFKDQLVALHNYYSRVSNNTLTIDWQNSPIFPNDTDGAYTLSETMRGYGKGFADTTQESNWAKLLDETYDLTKGDVDFSQYSTLVIAHAGVGQDFDIPLDDSPFDIQSAYLDAEFLQDHFSDSRRAELENAGIEHVLILPETQSQLDIGIGLTGTFALLFGSRIGLPALYNTETGASVVGKFGLMDLGSNNANGIAPSYPSAWTRLYAGWDTAKTVNSSGDYSVQSPEAGGLEPTILKIPINHSEYYLVENRLRQIRSSSLDSFMVNFDTLFVERDPETHVITDVEEYDAGIPGDGLLIWHVDESQIQAGLAENAINTDPDRRAIDLEEADGAQDIGQYYGVFGGGRENGWFFDLWFAGNDGFFHLNPDYSTDADSTIGFTPETHPDSYTNSGTFSGIAITEIPAADSLVQVHVDFDLDVPGYPITGLASDPAHFLSLGYGSNHFLVSTAIGANTPDSLEVWIKNRNNIVTFPAGGVNRNIESIAGRINEQNQAVFGLLEVNSGVGPDSVFVETLTIENDGSLVQRSLLSGVAGRPVTQVIDDTTGYIFGTDHNQIHRVNTSGGADWVIEVPDSIKSISLTNNGNLYIGTENGLYLSTDGQDVVLRDEEPASELVTSGNEVYIRNDRGLRVYSANDISYVEAADQSAIQYHTIAAADMDADGRNELVALGQTETGEWRIFAYNNNDALVNNFPIDLDGDYRNLSFGVSDANLDGTPEIFAANDSGQIYGFASDGSTLSYFPIDIGEPVSAPLYFGSENNDHSVLVQGQSGQVYGYYSRPLKSGVEAGRTLWSGRNGNASNSRYVPASVLEPGTPDDKPIRRAYVYPNPIKSKFATFRIEVNAGDRILVSLYDFSGRFIRNWELNVHSNESVYEFAWSTSELPSGVYFGQVEVTGNGINQTEIVKVAITR
- a CDS encoding Trm112 family protein, which encodes MVDQTLLEILACPKCKQELEYDEENQKLICNECRLKYDIENDIPIMLIDEAESF
- a CDS encoding PorV/PorQ family protein, with the translated sequence MLKTLNTLVRNTLLVLLLIGSPGLIFAQSEASGIFLLIAPGARAGGMGEAQVALANDAYASYWNPAGLAFQDKQELAAMHVNWLPGLADDLYYEFVAYQRNVPNLGTFGAHFVYLSLGEQIRTGETGPDALDTFYSYMWNISLSYGAALNDHSAFGMNAKVYRQFLAPEGAAAELDKDGASTDFAFDLAYLNKQLFTDRLAFGATLSNMGPSVTFIDADQADPPPTTLRVGVNIAAIQGEHNTVNIVYDASKMLVAKDDQGRAVPFYKAIFTSWFDDDPQTEINQILHNFGAEYWYSQMFAIRVGGFYQVSGDFTSGSDDPGEAGGYPIPTFGAGIRYANYGFDFGYIAGDDNHPLNNTMRFSLNMQF